The Hydrogenobacter sp. T-2 region TAAGGGGTTCAAAGAAAAGAAGAGCACGGCAAAAAGAACTGCAAGGGCTACAAGAAGAGAAACCACAAAGGAGAGGAATTTCTTGAACCTTTCCCAATCCTCAGAAAGCAAGAAGGCAGAGGTTATAAGTGCAAGTGCGGGAAAGGCTGGCATAACATAGACAGGTATCTTTTGGGCTATAAGACTAAAGAGTCCGTAAATAAAGGCGAACCACACAAGAGGAAAGGCATACTCTCTTTTAAGTTTTATGAGCACCCATAGGAGGGCTGGAAAGAAGATAAGAGAATAGGGCAGGAAGCTAACATTTAGGTCCGCCAAGTAAAAGTATATGGGCTCGCTACCGTGATAGACTCTCCTGAGGTTTTCTTTGTAGAAAACTTCCCAGAAAAGACCTCCCTTTGTGAATATCTGATACGCTTGCCACCAAAGACCAAGCAATAAAGCCAATACGCTAAGTATGTAATACCTGAGCTTAAGAAGTTCTCTTGGGTCTTTAAGGAGCAGGTATATAAACACGGTGCCTGCAGGTAGCACAAAGCCGGCAGGTCCCTTTACCAGCATGGCAAGAGAGGAGGCAAAAAAGGCTAAGGGTAAAAGGAAAAGGTAGCCTCTTTTGTAGTAAAGAAGCCATAGATATAGGCTAAGGGTTATAAAGAAGGTAAAGGGCACTTCTGGAGAGGCGTATTGAGAATTGGCAAAAAACTGCACAGACAGACTTAGTGCCAAAAAGCTATATACTCCAGCCTTCCAGCTCCCCGTAAGTTCCTTTGCCATAAGCATGGTTATAAAAGCAGTTCCCAAGCCAAGAAGTGCATGCATAAACCTAAGACCAAACTCGTTGACACCAAAGAGGGAATAGCCGATAGCCACAAGCCAGTAGGTCATGGGTGGCTTGTTGAGCCTTAGTTCTCCGTTGTAATATGGGTTTATAAAGTCTCCATTCTGTAGCATCCTACGAGTAGAGTCCGCATAGAAGGCTTCGTTGGGAGACCAAACCTGAAAAGCACCAAGATTAAGAAAATACAGCAAAGCCACAAGAAGGGCTAACACATATAGCATGCTAAAATT contains the following coding sequences:
- a CDS encoding ArnT family glycosyltransferase, yielding MLYVLALLVALLYFLNLGAFQVWSPNEAFYADSTRRMLQNGDFINPYYNGELRLNKPPMTYWLVAIGYSLFGVNEFGLRFMHALLGLGTAFITMLMAKELTGSWKAGVYSFLALSLSVQFFANSQYASPEVPFTFFITLSLYLWLLYYKRGYLFLLPLAFFASSLAMLVKGPAGFVLPAGTVFIYLLLKDPRELLKLRYYILSVLALLLGLWWQAYQIFTKGGLFWEVFYKENLRRVYHGSEPIYFYLADLNVSFLPYSLIFFPALLWVLIKLKREYAFPLVWFAFIYGLFSLIAQKIPVYVMPAFPALALITSAFLLSEDWERFKKFLSFVVSLLVALAVLFAVLFFSLNPLILTLLPLPFLLFLRDYRLAPAMVGILIVVLLKFALLPSLEEKRKVREVGEFIKMLDAKASKPVYEVGHFHHSLPFYAERRIIRDSQPERGSVVVFRLNSFNDCEPVRTFRLYTGSESRLFKFLMDARKDKNFADFGVCLY